From Nicotiana tabacum cultivar K326 chromosome 22, ASM71507v2, whole genome shotgun sequence, one genomic window encodes:
- the LOC107765953 gene encoding putative CRM domain-containing protein At3g25440, chloroplastic isoform X1 yields the protein MAVTIYCVMSTPLSVKPTPPAIYSVISTPLSVKPTRINRSPLKCLENATPVFWFPPKSRKNGENGGKKFVNGDYLQITAAQTSLFQSLHLSTSLIPFLTPTKNQVFLGGVAAGSHIRAQKWDLGWVYSGRVFCTFGKALESAAVVEESSGEGKIKRKKLKGKRQVVRWLKFFRWKKKKDFQRMTAENKILYKLSKARKKEERLLEALKKVEPKEKSEATHDPEILTPEEHFYFLKMGEKYKNYVPVGRRGIYQGVILNMHLHWKKHQTLKVVVKTFSREEVKEIAAELARLSGGIVLDIQDDNTIIMYRGKNYSQPPTEIMSPRSTLSRKKALDKSKYRDGLRAVRRYIPRLEQDLELLRLQAENKSGTPEDKHLLGSENSNHEDRSDLRTEASNKLKQMMIENDEQGESTTYSDIVSDSEDLSDIFETDSDEEDEDETEEPLYLDEFEKFHVHSNGEEQDFEEHLRQISSNSRKEKSVCKDADTPDLDEVDRMILQATSLLKKKKKKR from the exons ATGGCCGTGACAATTTACTGCGTCATGTCTACCCCTTTATCAGTAAAGCCCACACCGCCTGCAATTTACTCTGTCATTTCTACCCCTTTATCAGTAAAGCCCACACGCATTAACAGAAGCCCATTGAAATGTCTGGAAAACGCAACTCCGGTTTTCTGGTTCCCGCCGAAGAGCAGAAAGAACGGTGAAAATGGTGGGAAGAAGTTTGTTAACGGGGACTATCTGCAAATCACAGCAGCTCAAACATCTCTTTTCCAATCCCTTCATCTTTCAACCTCTCTTATCCCATTCCTTACCCCAACAAAGAACCAG GTTTTTCTTGGAGGAGTCGCTGCTGGGTCACACATAAGAGCACAAAAATGGGATCTTGGATGGGTATATTCGGGTCGGGTTTTCTGTACGTTTGGCAAAGCTCTGGAATCAGCTGCTGTTGTTGAAGAGAGTTCTGGAGAAGGTAAAATCAAAAGGAAGAAATTGAAGGGAAAAAGACAGGTTGTAAGGTGGTTAAAGTTCTTCAggtggaagaagaagaaagatttcCAAAGAATGACTGCAGAAAACAAAATTCTTTACAAATTGAGCAAG GCACGGAAGAAAGAGGAAAGGCTTCTTGAAGCTCTTAAAAAAGTTGAGCCCAAGGAAAAGTCAGAAGCTACCCATGACCCGGAGATACTGACTCCAGAAGAACACTTTTACTTTCTGAAAATGGGAGAGAAGTACAAGAATTATGTGCCAGTTGGAAGACGTGGGATATACCAAGGTGTGATCCTTAACATGCACCTGCACTGGAAGAAGCACCAAACTCTAAAAGTGGTGGTCAAAACATTCTCTCGGGAGGAGGTTAAGGAAATTGCTGCAGAGCTTGCAAGATTAAGTGGTGGAATTGTTCTTGATATACAGGATGACAACACCATTATAATGTACAGGGGGAAGAATTACTCCCAACCTCCAACAGAAATAATGTCTCCAAGAAGTACTCTTTCTAGGAAAAAG GCCTTGGATAAATCAAAATATCGAGATGGCCTGAGAGCTGTCAGGAGATACATTCCGCGGCTTGAGCAGGATCTTGAGCTGCTTCGACTGCAGGCTGAAAATAAAAGTGGTACTCCTGAAGATAAACACTTGCTTGGCTCTGAGAATTCTAACCATGAAGATCGTTCAGACCTTCGAACTGAGGCATCAAATAAGCTCAAACAGATGATGATTGAAAATGATGAACAAGGTGAGTCCACAACATATTCCGATATCGTTTCAGATTCGGAAGATCTTTCGGATATTTTTGAAACGGACTCTGACGAAGAGGATGAAGACGAAACTGAAGAACCTCTTTATTTGGATGAGTTTGAAAAATTTCATGTACACAGCAACGGAGAAGAACAGGATTTTGAGGAGCATTTGCGTCAGATATCTTCCAACTCGAGGAAAGAGAAATCTGTGTGTAAAGATGCGGACACACCAGATCTTGATGAAGTTGATAGAATGATTCTGCAAGCCACATcacttttgaagaagaagaagaagaagagatga
- the LOC107765953 gene encoding putative CRM domain-containing protein At3g25440, chloroplastic isoform X2, with amino-acid sequence MVGRSLLTGTICKSQQLKHLFSNPFIFQPLLSHSLPQQRTSPFTAKCKVFLGGVAAGSHIRAQKWDLGWVYSGRVFCTFGKALESAAVVEESSGEGKIKRKKLKGKRQVVRWLKFFRWKKKKDFQRMTAENKILYKLSKARKKEERLLEALKKVEPKEKSEATHDPEILTPEEHFYFLKMGEKYKNYVPVGRRGIYQGVILNMHLHWKKHQTLKVVVKTFSREEVKEIAAELARLSGGIVLDIQDDNTIIMYRGKNYSQPPTEIMSPRSTLSRKKALDKSKYRDGLRAVRRYIPRLEQDLELLRLQAENKSGTPEDKHLLGSENSNHEDRSDLRTEASNKLKQMMIENDEQGESTTYSDIVSDSEDLSDIFETDSDEEDEDETEEPLYLDEFEKFHVHSNGEEQDFEEHLRQISSNSRKEKSVCKDADTPDLDEVDRMILQATSLLKKKKKKR; translated from the exons ATGGTGGGAAGAAGTTTGTTAACGGGGACTATCTGCAAATCACAGCAGCTCAAACATCTCTTTTCCAATCCCTTCATCTTTCAACCTCTCTTATCCCATTCCTTACCCCAACAAAGAACCAG TCCTTTTACTGCAAAATGCAAGGTTTTTCTTGGAGGAGTCGCTGCTGGGTCACACATAAGAGCACAAAAATGGGATCTTGGATGGGTATATTCGGGTCGGGTTTTCTGTACGTTTGGCAAAGCTCTGGAATCAGCTGCTGTTGTTGAAGAGAGTTCTGGAGAAGGTAAAATCAAAAGGAAGAAATTGAAGGGAAAAAGACAGGTTGTAAGGTGGTTAAAGTTCTTCAggtggaagaagaagaaagatttcCAAAGAATGACTGCAGAAAACAAAATTCTTTACAAATTGAGCAAG GCACGGAAGAAAGAGGAAAGGCTTCTTGAAGCTCTTAAAAAAGTTGAGCCCAAGGAAAAGTCAGAAGCTACCCATGACCCGGAGATACTGACTCCAGAAGAACACTTTTACTTTCTGAAAATGGGAGAGAAGTACAAGAATTATGTGCCAGTTGGAAGACGTGGGATATACCAAGGTGTGATCCTTAACATGCACCTGCACTGGAAGAAGCACCAAACTCTAAAAGTGGTGGTCAAAACATTCTCTCGGGAGGAGGTTAAGGAAATTGCTGCAGAGCTTGCAAGATTAAGTGGTGGAATTGTTCTTGATATACAGGATGACAACACCATTATAATGTACAGGGGGAAGAATTACTCCCAACCTCCAACAGAAATAATGTCTCCAAGAAGTACTCTTTCTAGGAAAAAG GCCTTGGATAAATCAAAATATCGAGATGGCCTGAGAGCTGTCAGGAGATACATTCCGCGGCTTGAGCAGGATCTTGAGCTGCTTCGACTGCAGGCTGAAAATAAAAGTGGTACTCCTGAAGATAAACACTTGCTTGGCTCTGAGAATTCTAACCATGAAGATCGTTCAGACCTTCGAACTGAGGCATCAAATAAGCTCAAACAGATGATGATTGAAAATGATGAACAAGGTGAGTCCACAACATATTCCGATATCGTTTCAGATTCGGAAGATCTTTCGGATATTTTTGAAACGGACTCTGACGAAGAGGATGAAGACGAAACTGAAGAACCTCTTTATTTGGATGAGTTTGAAAAATTTCATGTACACAGCAACGGAGAAGAACAGGATTTTGAGGAGCATTTGCGTCAGATATCTTCCAACTCGAGGAAAGAGAAATCTGTGTGTAAAGATGCGGACACACCAGATCTTGATGAAGTTGATAGAATGATTCTGCAAGCCACATcacttttgaagaagaagaagaagaagagatga